A portion of the Candidatus Neptunochlamydia vexilliferae genome contains these proteins:
- a CDS encoding transposase yields the protein MAIQNEEKKHLSAKGMLSKARLFFEGIKTPSKKGAGNKPTISLADCLMSGLAIFSLKFPSLLQFDKAVGEGTIKHNLESLYGVEKAPCDTQLRERLDVVNPNKIRGVFKKIFSTLQRGKVLEKYKFINGCYMLVSDGTGFFSSSTVHCKNCCVKQHRNGSITYYHQMLAAAIVHPDHKEVIPLCPEPIAQSDGSKKNDCERNASKRLLADVRREYPHLPLILAEDGLASNAPHLRLCNELNIRFITVVKPDGNKTLFEWLKGIGMQTKEFTDEKGHRHRMEFYNDIPLNDADPTLKVNFVEYWEFLENGEKKYHSTWITDIEITQENVFSIVQGGRARWKIENETFNTLKNQGYKFEHNYGHGNNYLSTVFAMLMMLAFLIDQVQQICCGLFNSARKRYHAKIVLWEKLRNTFAIFKLDSWETLYKALAQGVEGKLVLNTS from the coding sequence ATGGCCATTCAAAACGAAGAGAAAAAGCATCTTTCTGCTAAAGGAATGCTAAGTAAAGCGCGGCTGTTTTTTGAAGGGATTAAGACCCCTTCGAAAAAGGGAGCAGGAAATAAGCCTACAATATCTCTAGCAGATTGCCTGATGTCAGGGTTAGCTATTTTTAGTCTTAAATTTCCATCGTTACTACAGTTTGACAAAGCAGTAGGGGAAGGGACTATTAAGCATAACCTGGAGTCTCTTTACGGGGTTGAAAAAGCACCTTGCGACACGCAATTACGAGAAAGGCTAGATGTCGTTAATCCAAACAAAATTCGAGGCGTTTTTAAAAAGATTTTCTCCACGTTGCAAAGAGGAAAAGTACTTGAGAAATATAAGTTTATAAATGGCTGTTACATGCTTGTATCAGATGGAACCGGATTCTTTTCTTCAAGTACAGTCCACTGTAAAAATTGTTGTGTCAAACAACACAGAAATGGCTCGATAACTTACTACCACCAGATGCTTGCAGCTGCTATTGTTCACCCAGACCATAAAGAGGTGATCCCTCTTTGCCCAGAACCTATAGCTCAATCAGATGGAAGCAAAAAAAATGACTGTGAAAGAAATGCCAGCAAGCGTCTCTTAGCAGATGTCCGTCGAGAATACCCACACTTACCACTTATTCTTGCAGAAGATGGCCTTGCGTCAAATGCACCACACCTACGGCTGTGTAATGAGCTAAATATTCGCTTTATTACTGTTGTTAAACCAGATGGAAACAAAACGCTTTTTGAGTGGCTTAAGGGAATAGGGATGCAAACAAAAGAGTTCACAGACGAAAAAGGGCACAGACACCGAATGGAATTTTATAATGATATTCCTTTAAACGACGCTGATCCCACTTTAAAGGTGAACTTTGTAGAGTACTGGGAATTTTTAGAAAATGGAGAAAAGAAATATCATTCTACCTGGATAACAGATATAGAAATAACCCAAGAAAATGTTTTTTCAATCGTTCAAGGAGGAAGAGCTCGGTGGAAAATAGAGAATGAAACGTTTAATACACTCAAAAATCAAGGCTATAAATTCGAGCACAATTATGGGCACGGCAATAATTATTTAAGCACAGTTTTTGCAATGTTAATGATGCTGGCCTTTTTAATAGACCAAGTGCAGCAAATATGCTGTGGTTTATTTAACTCAGCCAGAAAAAGATACCACGCGAAAATAGTGTTATGGGAAAAGCTAAGGAATACTTTTGCAATATTTAAGCTAGACTCGTGGGAAACCCTCTACAAAGCACTTGCGCAAGGCGTTGAAGGTAAACTTGTTTTAAACACATCATAA
- a CDS encoding universal stress protein, with protein MYFYYRKKQAIAPAGKLEVEKVKIPEFKAKKYKHILVPTRGGKETQTVQMACEIAKVHGADVTAVHVVEVPFSLPLETPLYHRTVVAESILKRAEAIGLEFRIGMNLRTIQARTVDAAILDLIEKESFDLLVIGTVLSPSGASRGYGTIVERVLKNSQCPAWICCSSW; from the coding sequence ATGTACTTCTACTACCGGAAAAAGCAGGCGATCGCCCCCGCTGGAAAGCTCGAGGTTGAGAAGGTGAAAATCCCTGAGTTTAAGGCGAAGAAGTATAAACATATCCTCGTTCCAACGCGAGGGGGAAAAGAGACCCAAACGGTCCAGATGGCGTGTGAAATTGCAAAGGTGCATGGAGCCGATGTGACCGCGGTCCATGTTGTTGAAGTGCCCTTTTCGCTTCCACTGGAAACACCTCTTTACCACCGGACAGTGGTTGCCGAGTCGATTCTAAAAAGGGCGGAGGCGATTGGGCTTGAGTTCCGCATTGGGATGAATCTCCGGACCATTCAAGCGCGGACCGTTGACGCGGCCATTTTGGATCTGATCGAGAAGGAGTCGTTTGATCTTCTTGTCATTGGGACGGTCCTCAGTCCTAGCGGCGCAAGCCGCGGCTATGGGACCATTGTCGAGCGGGTCCTGAAAAACTCACAGTGTCCTGCCTGGATCTGCTGCAGCTCATGGTAG